One window from the genome of Echinicola vietnamensis DSM 17526 encodes:
- the istA gene encoding IS21 family transposase, with translation MSQIKQLIILNKQGKGTKTIARMLGMSKNTVKAYLVKLEKLLGQTGTNLTIDDLLALEEPEIHSRFHPGNPSYKDPRYDHFKMRLEYFRKELKRTGVTRTLLWEEYRQSHPDGYSYSQFCHHLDQHDLARSKPTMVLAHPPGEKLYIDFAGKTIDYIDRETGEVISCQFFVACLPCSDYAFAMAVPSQRIADFLHALACCLEHLGGVPSLLVPDNLKSAVDKADKYEPDINRALEDFANHYGTAVLPARARRPQDKALVENQVKVLYSRVYAKLRNMQFFDLYALNQAIKMRIRAHNQTRMQRRPYCREEKFLADEKPLLGKLPEDRFELRYHALLTVAKNNHVYLARDKQYYSVPYTLIGKKVKAVYTRSMFYVYHEGKKVAVHARSTKGGYSTVEDHLCSQHRHYRDRSPEYYRELARKKSEVLYRYVSLLFEQNRYPEQLYRTCDGLLALSRKSDPDTFDRACKIAMDHQVYSYGFIRNVLENNMAHEQPDITQKALPKHDNVRGKEYYDQQKLQF, from the coding sequence ATGAGTCAGATAAAACAATTGATCATTCTCAACAAGCAGGGCAAAGGGACCAAGACCATTGCCCGAATGCTTGGCATGAGCAAGAATACCGTAAAGGCCTACCTTGTCAAGCTTGAAAAGCTGCTGGGACAGACAGGTACGAACCTAACCATAGATGATCTGCTCGCCCTTGAAGAGCCGGAGATCCATTCCCGTTTCCATCCTGGCAACCCTTCCTATAAGGATCCCCGGTACGATCATTTTAAAATGCGTCTTGAATATTTTCGTAAAGAGCTGAAGCGTACCGGGGTTACCAGGACACTTTTGTGGGAGGAATACAGACAGTCCCATCCGGATGGTTACAGCTACTCACAGTTCTGCCACCACCTTGACCAGCATGACCTTGCCCGGTCAAAACCAACCATGGTACTTGCCCATCCGCCCGGGGAAAAGCTTTATATTGATTTTGCCGGCAAGACGATTGACTACATAGACCGGGAAACCGGAGAGGTCATTTCCTGCCAATTTTTTGTGGCCTGCCTGCCCTGTTCGGACTATGCTTTTGCCATGGCCGTGCCCAGTCAGCGTATAGCTGATTTTCTCCACGCCCTGGCCTGCTGCCTGGAACATTTGGGCGGGGTCCCTTCCCTTCTGGTCCCCGACAACCTGAAGTCGGCAGTGGACAAGGCCGACAAGTACGAACCGGATATCAACCGGGCACTGGAAGACTTTGCCAACCATTACGGCACGGCCGTCCTTCCGGCAAGGGCCAGAAGGCCCCAGGACAAGGCCCTTGTCGAGAACCAGGTCAAAGTGCTCTACTCCAGGGTATATGCCAAGCTGAGGAACATGCAGTTCTTTGACCTTTATGCGCTCAACCAGGCCATTAAAATGCGGATCAGGGCCCATAACCAGACACGGATGCAGCGCAGGCCCTACTGCCGGGAAGAGAAGTTTTTGGCCGATGAAAAACCCCTGTTGGGAAAACTTCCCGAGGACCGGTTTGAGCTACGCTACCATGCCCTGCTGACCGTGGCAAAGAACAACCATGTTTACCTGGCAAGGGACAAGCAATATTACAGTGTCCCGTATACCCTTATTGGCAAGAAAGTGAAGGCAGTCTACACCAGGTCCATGTTCTATGTCTACCATGAAGGCAAAAAGGTAGCCGTCCATGCCAGAAGCACCAAGGGCGGCTATTCTACCGTTGAAGACCATCTGTGTTCCCAGCACAGGCATTACAGGGACAGGAGCCCTGAATACTACAGGGAACTTGCCCGTAAAAAATCGGAGGTCCTTTACCGGTATGTCTCCCTGCTGTTTGAGCAGAACCGGTATCCCGAACAGCTTTACAGGACCTGTGACGGGCTGCTGGCCCTGAGCAGGAAGTCCGACCCGGACACCTTTGACAGGGCCTGCAAAATAGCCATGGACCACCAGGTCTATTCTTATGGGTTTATCAGGAACGTCCTTGAAAACAACATGGCCCATGAACAGCCCGATATTACACAAAAAGCCCTGCCCAAACACGACAATGTCCGGGGCAAGGAATATTACGACCAACAGAAACTCCAATTTTAA